A single window of Arcobacter venerupis DNA harbors:
- a CDS encoding YwbE family protein produces the protein MDGKKRFNVKQGLKVNIVLKEDQRSGKLTQGIVKDILTNSPTHPHGIKVRLQDGQVGRVQEIL, from the coding sequence ATGGATGGTAAAAAAAGATTTAATGTAAAACAAGGTTTAAAAGTAAATATTGTTTTAAAAGAAGATCAAAGAAGTGGAAAATTAACACAAGGTATTGTAAAAGATATTTTAACAAATTCACCAACTCATCCACATGGAATAAAAGTAAGACTTCAAGATGGACAAGTTGGTCGTGTTCAAGAGATTCTATAA
- a CDS encoding DUF4238 domain-containing protein, translating into MEKFEQIKRNHHYVWSYYLKSWSFEDNKVFYISKKGKISCDSVKGLAKDIDFYKINSLNEKDIFFIKKLSSYSSINLQNIHLRQLNYFKNLLDIENYKINKFYQNEQNQLVNTIKSNTLENTYSIIENLALKVISELIEGNSQVLHEDKKMIAFLYFIGHQLSRTKAFKEKILFALAKDDRLYDLWEKNWWFIAYMFGINLGHSLYQNHKKNNHIFIVNNTNLKFITSDSPVINIHSSLNELKKGTAPEHMDLYFPLSPSYAYMINDSDTYNNLKDNINESDVLNLNEYIYKKSYKTVFADSELAIKTLKRYSK; encoded by the coding sequence ATGGAAAAGTTTGAACAAATAAAAAGAAATCATCATTATGTTTGGAGTTATTATCTTAAAAGTTGGTCGTTTGAAGATAATAAAGTGTTTTATATATCAAAAAAAGGCAAAATTTCTTGTGATAGTGTTAAAGGACTTGCAAAAGATATTGATTTTTATAAAATAAATTCATTAAATGAAAAAGATATATTTTTTATTAAAAAGCTTTCTTCATATTCATCTATCAATTTACAAAATATACATTTACGACAGTTAAATTATTTTAAAAATTTATTAGATATTGAAAATTATAAAATCAATAAATTTTACCAAAATGAACAAAATCAGTTGGTGAATACAATTAAATCAAATACTTTAGAAAATACATATTCAATAATTGAGAATTTAGCATTAAAAGTAATATCAGAATTAATAGAAGGAAATTCTCAAGTACTTCATGAAGATAAAAAAATGATAGCTTTTTTATATTTTATAGGACATCAATTAAGTAGAACAAAGGCTTTTAAAGAAAAAATCTTATTTGCTTTAGCCAAAGATGACAGATTATATGATTTATGGGAAAAAAACTGGTGGTTTATTGCTTATATGTTTGGAATTAATTTAGGGCATAGTTTATATCAAAATCATAAGAAAAATAATCATATATTTATAGTTAATAATACAAATTTAAAATTTATAACAAGTGATTCTCCTGTAATTAATATTCACTCATCATTAAATGAATTAAAAAAAGGAACAGCCCCAGAACATATGGATTTATATTTTCCTCTTTCTCCAAGTTATGCTTACATGATTAATGATTCAGATACATATAATAATTTGAAAGATAATATAAATGAAAGTGATGTATTAAATTTAAATGAATATATTTATAAGAAATCTTATAAAACAGTTTTCGCTGATTCAGAATTAGCTATTAAGACATTAAAAAGGTATTCAAAATAG
- a CDS encoding class I SAM-dependent methyltransferase yields the protein MPKLRYIYQTIEFDNIDIHVKTLKDKQQYDEKCDLNPTAGISSANWSLFGVIWPSARILATLMNNYNIKDKRILEVGCGIALSSLVLNHRNANITTTDFNPEVKKFLSENTRINYGKIIPFECANWANSDDTLGKFDLIIASDILYEQFHLENLSRFLNEHTNETCEIIIVDPGRGNHAKFSKMMVALGYEHSQSEPLDTEEYLDEPFNGQIIRYRKG from the coding sequence ATGCCAAAACTACGATACATATATCAAACAATAGAGTTTGATAACATTGACATACATGTCAAAACACTAAAAGATAAACAACAATACGATGAAAAATGTGATTTAAACCCAACTGCTGGAATTTCTTCTGCAAATTGGTCTTTGTTTGGTGTGATTTGGCCCTCAGCTAGAATCCTAGCAACTTTAATGAATAACTATAATATCAAAGATAAAAGAATCCTAGAAGTAGGGTGTGGAATAGCCCTTTCAAGTTTAGTTTTAAATCACAGAAATGCAAATATAACTACAACAGATTTTAATCCAGAAGTAAAAAAGTTCTTAAGTGAAAACACAAGAATAAATTATGGAAAAATAATCCCTTTTGAGTGTGCAAATTGGGCAAATAGTGATGATACTCTAGGAAAATTTGATTTAATAATTGCAAGTGATATTTTATATGAACAGTTTCACTTAGAAAATTTAAGTAGATTTTTAAATGAACACACAAATGAAACTTGTGAGATAATAATAGTAGACCCAGGAAGAGGAAATCACGCTAAGTTTTCTAAAATGATGGTTGCTTTAGGATATGAACATAGTCAAAGTGAACCTTTGGATACGGAAGAGTATTTGGATGAACCTTTTAATGGACAGATTATTCGATATAGAAAAGGGTAA
- a CDS encoding methyl-accepting chemotaxis protein: MFGIKNMKIGKKIIIAPAIAVLFLLILALFSNNALKSDKSTLNEIVQVKFELYKTSSKLLSDVNLYNSILYKTFSYSTGKYEQFMIDEQLALLEKLRISIVKEMENFLKAPYLTEENKKSIESVNKELIEYNLAIKDAVDMLSVDLGMATPMLFITDEMFLKINEKLNAINKTANEENKSSYLSALEKINSTTYTLYTLVIVVLIILFFVILAITNSIKEPLQRFQSGLIEFFKYLNQETNESKLIEIDSKDELGIMAKEVNRNILDINDSLQKDRLVVESAITCANEAKKGLLNARIKGETKNPSLNELKNVINQMLEATELNINKAMKTLSLYTNYDYRTKIDISALDGDLKDLCKDINNLGVSITSMLVENKEMGLVLSSNAENLSLNVEKLTSSANTQAASLEETAAAIEEITSNMQNSSQNIVKMTSFANEVSSSVAIGQDLASRTALSMDEINTQTNAIADSITIIDQIAFQTNILSLNAAVEAATAGEAGKGFAVVAAEVRNLASRSADAAKEIKDLVVNATNKANEGKNISTEMIKGYEKLNNNIHNTLSLIKEVSTASKEQFSAMEQINDTVNNLDRVTQQNAASAEEANKVAREVSEIAEKVVEHTNEKEFEGK, encoded by the coding sequence TAAATGAAATAGTGCAAGTAAAATTTGAATTGTACAAGACAAGTAGTAAATTACTGAGTGATGTAAATTTGTATAATTCAATTTTATATAAAACCTTCAGTTATTCAACTGGTAAATATGAACAATTTATGATTGATGAGCAATTAGCTCTTTTAGAAAAATTAAGAATTAGTATTGTCAAAGAGATGGAAAATTTCTTAAAAGCACCATATTTAACAGAAGAAAATAAAAAAAGTATAGAATCTGTTAATAAAGAATTAATTGAATATAACTTAGCAATAAAAGATGCCGTTGATATGTTAAGTGTTGATTTAGGAATGGCCACACCTATGTTATTTATAACAGATGAGATGTTTTTGAAAATAAATGAAAAATTAAATGCAATAAATAAAACCGCCAATGAAGAAAATAAATCAAGTTATCTTTCTGCATTAGAAAAAATTAATTCAACAACATATACATTGTACACTCTTGTTATAGTTGTTTTAATTATTCTATTTTTTGTAATTCTTGCCATTACAAATTCAATAAAAGAGCCATTACAAAGATTCCAAAGTGGATTAATTGAATTCTTTAAATACTTAAATCAAGAGACAAATGAATCAAAGTTAATTGAAATTGACTCAAAAGATGAATTAGGTATTATGGCAAAAGAGGTAAATAGAAATATTTTAGATATTAATGATTCACTTCAAAAAGATAGATTAGTTGTTGAAAGTGCAATAACATGCGCAAATGAAGCAAAAAAAGGTTTATTAAATGCAAGAATAAAAGGTGAAACAAAAAATCCATCTTTAAATGAATTGAAAAATGTAATTAATCAAATGTTAGAAGCAACAGAGTTAAATATTAATAAAGCCATGAAAACTTTGTCTTTGTATACAAATTATGATTATCGAACAAAAATAGATATATCAGCATTAGATGGAGATTTAAAAGATTTATGCAAAGACATAAATAATTTAGGTGTTTCAATAACATCTATGTTAGTAGAAAATAAAGAAATGGGTTTAGTTTTATCATCTAATGCTGAAAATTTATCTTTAAATGTTGAAAAACTCACATCTTCTGCAAATACTCAAGCTGCATCACTTGAAGAAACAGCAGCTGCAATTGAAGAAATAACATCAAATATGCAAAATAGTTCTCAAAATATTGTAAAAATGACTTCTTTCGCAAATGAAGTTTCAAGTTCAGTAGCAATTGGTCAAGATTTAGCTTCAAGAACAGCATTATCAATGGATGAGATAAATACTCAAACAAATGCAATTGCTGATTCGATTACAATTATTGATCAAATTGCCTTTCAAACAAATATTCTTTCACTAAATGCAGCCGTTGAAGCAGCAACTGCAGGAGAAGCTGGAAAAGGATTTGCTGTAGTTGCTGCTGAAGTGCGAAATTTAGCATCAAGAAGTGCTGATGCTGCAAAAGAGATAAAAGATTTAGTTGTAAATGCTACTAATAAAGCAAACGAAGGAAAAAATATCTCAACAGAGATGATAAAAGGATATGAAAAATTAAATAATAATATTCATAATACTTTATCTTTAATAAAAGAAGTATCAACAGCATCAAAAGAACAGTTTAGTGCGATGGAGCAAATAAATGATACGGTTAATAATCTTGATAGAGTAACTCAACAAAATGCTGCATCAGCTGAAGAAGCAAACAAAGTAGCACGTGAAGTAAGTGAAATTGCAGAAAAAGTTGTAGAGCATACAAATGAAAAAGAGTTTGAGGGTAAATAG